The stretch of DNA GAGATTTGAGAAAATACAAGCCGATATGAAGGCGGTCGGTGCCTGACCGCGCACCGTATCGGTTAGGCAACCGGGAGATGACTTGCCATGTTGAACGTCCGTCTGTTTGATATCACCACACTGCTTTTCGGCGTCGCGTCCGTCAACTACGTAGCCGCCCTGTACGGGAAGAAAGAGACCCTTGCCCGCATCGGGACCTGGGTATGCGTCGCCGCCGCCGTCGTGTCGACCGCCGCAATCGGCGTCCGGTGGGCCGAGTCGTACAAGATGGGGATCGGGCGCATTCCCGTGACCAACCTCTACGAGTCGCTCGTCTTCTTCGCGTGGTCGGTCAACCTGTTCTACCTGGCGGTGGAGTGGAAATACAGGAGCCGGGCCTTCGGGGCGTTCGTGATGCCGATCGCCTTCGGCACCATGCTGTTCGCCTTCACGAACGAAAGCAGCATCCAGCCGCTGGTTCCCGCCCTGCAGTCCTACTGGCTCCACGCGCACGTCATCACCTGCTTCGTGGGGTATGCGGGATTCGCCGTATCCGCCGGGGTGGCGGTCATGTATCTCATGAAGGCGAAGCAGGAGGAGAGGAAGGTGACCGGCGGGGTGGTTCAACGGTTCCCCTCGACGAAGGTCCTGGACGAGCTGGTCTACAGGGCGATCATCTGGGGATTCCCGTTCCTGACGGCCGGGATCATCACCGGGGCGGCCTGGGCGAACTACGC from Candidatus Deferrimicrobiaceae bacterium encodes:
- the ccsB gene encoding c-type cytochrome biogenesis protein CcsB translates to MLNVRLFDITTLLFGVASVNYVAALYGKKETLARIGTWVCVAAAVVSTAAIGVRWAESYKMGIGRIPVTNLYESLVFFAWSVNLFYLAVEWKYRSRAFGAFVMPIAFGTMLFAFTNESSIQPLVPALQSYWLHAHVITCFVGYAGFAVSAGVAVMYLMKAKQEERKVTGGVVQRFPSTKVLDELVYRAIIWGFPFLTAGIITGAAWANYAWGTYWSWDPKETWSLIVWLVYAAFLHARVTRGWHGRRAAILSIVGFLATIMCYLGVNLVLSGLHSYGGA